A window of the Flavobacterium sangjuense genome harbors these coding sequences:
- a CDS encoding PstS family phosphate ABC transporter substrate-binding protein: MNKLTKTLVGFALLTLLFVFSCQKKNDKGEDTILEGKATVYVDESILPIVEDEAAVFETEYNAKLQLISKSENEVINDLFNDKAKIVILTRTLTAKELKAYKSKKITPRITPFATDAVAFIKSKTTNDTLMALQDVVDFVHGKTVPNIKGLVFDNANSSTARYISEISGVSVNNQKNIFSFKTNEEVLKYVAKNKGMVGVIGMNWIFQPPLDLQETVDNVNVLGVKGINESEYFFPTQDNLAQGKYPLARHLYIVNCQGYSGLGMGFGSFLTGERGQRIILKSGLVPERIPTRKIRIRNTISKDKN; the protein is encoded by the coding sequence ATGAATAAATTAACCAAGACACTCGTTGGCTTTGCTTTATTAACCCTGCTTTTCGTTTTTTCCTGTCAGAAGAAAAATGATAAAGGTGAGGATACAATACTGGAAGGGAAAGCTACGGTATATGTTGATGAGTCAATATTGCCAATCGTGGAAGATGAAGCTGCCGTATTTGAAACAGAATATAATGCCAAATTACAATTGATTTCAAAATCAGAAAATGAAGTAATCAATGATTTGTTTAATGACAAAGCAAAAATTGTAATCTTAACAAGAACACTTACTGCGAAAGAATTAAAAGCTTATAAAAGCAAAAAAATCACACCAAGAATTACACCTTTTGCAACCGATGCTGTTGCTTTTATTAAAAGCAAAACAACCAACGACACTTTAATGGCATTACAGGATGTTGTTGATTTTGTTCACGGGAAAACTGTTCCAAACATTAAAGGATTGGTTTTCGATAATGCGAACTCGAGTACAGCGAGATATATTTCTGAAATTTCAGGAGTTTCAGTTAACAATCAAAAAAACATTTTTTCATTCAAAACCAATGAAGAAGTTTTAAAATATGTTGCCAAAAATAAAGGCATGGTTGGAGTCATAGGAATGAATTGGATTTTTCAACCGCCATTAGATTTACAAGAAACTGTTGATAATGTAAATGTGTTAGGTGTTAAAGGCATAAACGAATCGGAATATTTCTTCCCAACACAAGATAATCTGGCACAAGGGAAATATCCTTTGGCACGCCATTTGTATATCGTCAATTGTCAAGGATATTCTGGACTCGGAATGGGATTTGGTTCCTTCCTAACAGGAGAAAGAGGACAACGCATCATTTTAAAATCAGGGCTAGTTCCTGAGCGAATTCCAACTAGAAAGATCAGAATTAGAAACACAATTTCAAAAGATAAAAATTAA
- a CDS encoding tetratricopeptide repeat protein gives MNKFKIFSLALVATTIAKAQDLEPAKKAIDAEQFEKAKSLLKSVIQAKPSNGKAAFLLGTIYLKQNISDSASIYFQKGLAASEGARLNNIGLGQLDLDANNKAAAQAKFDLVIKELKKKDTEEYVYIARAFMNADKPDYKSAIAVLTKAATANPNDAQVQLALGDAYYGDKNQNDSYVAYRNAYQFDNSLIRAKMQLGVLLKGAKAYTEAVKAYNEVIAINPNYGPVYRELAETYYLWGNNIPKTYDENIKKALGFYEKYMSLTDYSITSRMRHADFLILAKDYKALELEANKMKELDGVNPRILRYLGYSAYENGNVDVALTSLQNYTANPTNKIIPRDYLYLGQAKIKKGASADGKLIDPTQLASGIADLKKAVEMEPLAANELNEIGKKLYDQKAFGAAAAVFELAVTNPNSKNYLIDNFYLGNSLYYDNTRKDIVKPDPIALQKADVAFGNVITASPTTQDAYLFRARTNRLLENDNMMATYYQQYIDVVTAKGEEEVTKNKAKFIESYNNIASALANTDKTKAKEMLNKTLALDPANAYALEAMKLLK, from the coding sequence ATGAACAAGTTTAAAATTTTCAGCTTAGCGTTAGTAGCAACAACCATTGCGAAAGCACAAGATTTAGAGCCAGCGAAGAAAGCTATTGATGCTGAACAATTTGAAAAAGCAAAATCGTTGTTAAAATCAGTTATACAAGCAAAACCTTCAAATGGTAAAGCGGCATTTCTTTTAGGAACCATTTACCTAAAACAAAATATTTCCGATTCTGCCTCAATCTATTTTCAAAAAGGATTAGCAGCAAGCGAAGGTGCAAGATTGAATAATATTGGTTTAGGTCAATTAGATTTGGATGCAAATAACAAAGCAGCTGCACAAGCTAAATTTGATTTGGTCATCAAAGAATTGAAAAAGAAAGACACCGAAGAATATGTATATATTGCTCGTGCTTTCATGAATGCTGATAAACCGGATTATAAAAGTGCTATTGCCGTTTTGACAAAAGCAGCAACAGCCAATCCAAATGATGCTCAAGTACAATTAGCATTAGGTGATGCCTATTACGGAGATAAAAATCAAAATGATTCTTATGTCGCTTACAGAAATGCGTATCAATTTGATAATAGTTTAATCAGAGCAAAAATGCAGTTGGGTGTTTTGTTAAAAGGAGCCAAAGCGTATACAGAAGCTGTAAAAGCATACAACGAAGTAATTGCAATCAATCCAAATTATGGTCCGGTTTATCGTGAATTAGCGGAAACTTACTATTTATGGGGGAACAATATTCCAAAAACCTATGATGAAAACATTAAAAAAGCCTTAGGGTTTTATGAAAAATACATGAGTTTGACTGACTATTCAATCACTTCACGTATGCGTCATGCTGACTTTTTAATCTTGGCAAAAGATTACAAAGCACTGGAATTGGAAGCTAACAAGATGAAAGAATTAGATGGAGTTAACCCAAGAATTTTGCGTTACTTAGGTTATTCAGCTTATGAAAACGGAAATGTTGATGTAGCTTTAACGTCATTGCAAAATTATACTGCAAATCCAACTAACAAAATTATCCCTCGTGATTATTTGTATTTAGGTCAAGCCAAAATTAAAAAAGGAGCTAGTGCTGATGGGAAATTGATTGATCCAACACAGTTAGCATCCGGAATTGCAGATTTAAAAAAGGCAGTTGAAATGGAGCCATTAGCGGCTAATGAGTTGAATGAAATTGGAAAAAAATTGTACGACCAAAAAGCATTCGGTGCAGCGGCGGCAGTGTTTGAATTGGCGGTTACCAATCCAAATTCTAAAAATTATTTGATTGACAATTTCTATCTTGGAAACTCACTTTACTATGACAACACCAGAAAAGATATTGTAAAGCCAGATCCAATTGCGTTGCAAAAAGCAGATGTTGCTTTTGGAAATGTAATTACAGCATCACCAACAACACAGGATGCTTACCTTTTCAGAGCAAGAACTAACAGACTATTGGAAAATGACAATATGATGGCTACTTACTACCAACAATATATTGATGTAGTAACGGCAAAAGGTGAAGAGGAAGTTACTAAAAACAAAGCTAAGTTTATTGAATCATACAACAATATAGCATCAGCTTTAGCGAATACTGATAAAACAAAAGCAAAGGAAATGCTAAACAAAACCTTAGCACTTGATCCGGCTAATGCGTATGCGCTTGAAGCAATGAAATTATTAAAGTAA
- a CDS encoding 7-carboxy-7-deazaguanine synthase QueE translates to MLSKETQLAVEKGEMLPLMEEFYTIQGEGFHTGTAAYFIRIGGCDVGCHWCDVKESWNAELHPPTATDIIVTNAKKYADTVVVTGGEPLTWDMTLLTQKLKDKNLKVHIETSGAYPVTGTWDWFCLSPKKNKLPVADAYAIANELKVIVYNKHDFIFAEEQAAKVNSNAILFLQPEWSKKEEMTPLIVDYVMNNPKWRVSLQTHKYLNIP, encoded by the coding sequence ATGTTATCAAAAGAAACACAATTGGCCGTTGAAAAAGGAGAAATGCTTCCGCTTATGGAAGAGTTTTATACGATTCAGGGCGAAGGATTTCATACAGGAACGGCTGCTTATTTTATTCGGATTGGAGGTTGTGATGTAGGCTGTCATTGGTGTGATGTAAAAGAAAGTTGGAATGCCGAATTGCATCCACCAACAGCAACGGATATTATTGTTACCAATGCAAAGAAATATGCCGATACAGTCGTTGTGACTGGTGGTGAGCCTTTGACATGGGACATGACTTTGCTTACCCAAAAATTGAAAGACAAGAATCTAAAAGTGCATATCGAAACTTCCGGAGCTTATCCGGTAACAGGAACCTGGGACTGGTTTTGTCTTTCGCCAAAGAAAAATAAATTGCCGGTTGCCGATGCTTATGCGATTGCCAATGAGTTAAAAGTGATAGTTTACAACAAACACGATTTCATTTTTGCTGAAGAACAAGCTGCCAAAGTAAATAGTAATGCTATTCTTTTCCTGCAACCTGAATGGAGTAAAAAAGAAGAAATGACGCCGCTTATTGTCGATTATGTAATGAACAATCCAAAATGGAGAGTGTCTTTGCAAACCCATAAATATTTGAATATTCCTTAA
- a CDS encoding energy transducer TonB, whose translation MKLIKLFLFVLLPISGFSQIGGEDEVYLNGDRIEAKFRGGGIDNFTAFINRNFDYSKVTKAGKLEGAFTIDEQGNVTKIRITQVLDLESATEFIRVLKMCPKWEPAKRGGKPISIEIKYPMVFNVKPKPSENDSEVKEINENSNRNEGKRPGGLSKFYEYINKNYKLPDAPGLKGQVIVSFVINEDGSIGDYKVVKDLGYGTAEELIRVLKTTGNKWTPAKKNGKPVKTPFTLPLTIDIPE comes from the coding sequence ATGAAACTAATTAAGTTGTTTCTGTTTGTCCTATTGCCAATTTCCGGATTTTCACAAATTGGAGGAGAAGATGAAGTTTATCTAAATGGTGACAGGATTGAAGCTAAATTCAGAGGCGGCGGAATTGACAACTTTACAGCATTTATAAATAGAAATTTCGATTATTCAAAAGTTACCAAAGCCGGAAAGCTCGAAGGAGCATTTACCATTGATGAACAAGGAAACGTAACCAAAATAAGAATCACTCAGGTTTTAGACCTAGAATCGGCAACAGAATTTATTAGGGTTTTGAAGATGTGCCCAAAATGGGAACCAGCAAAACGTGGTGGAAAACCAATCAGCATTGAAATAAAATATCCAATGGTTTTTAATGTTAAACCAAAGCCTTCAGAAAATGATTCTGAAGTAAAAGAAATTAATGAAAACTCAAATAGAAATGAAGGTAAAAGGCCTGGCGGATTGTCTAAGTTTTATGAATATATAAATAAAAATTACAAGCTTCCTGATGCTCCAGGACTGAAAGGGCAAGTTATAGTTAGTTTTGTTATTAATGAAGATGGAAGTATTGGTGATTATAAAGTCGTCAAGGATTTAGGATACGGAACAGCGGAAGAATTAATAAGAGTTTTAAAGACAACAGGCAATAAATGGACACCAGCAAAAAAGAATGGTAAGCCAGTAAAGACACCTTTTACTTTGCCTTTAACTATTGATATTCCAGAATAG
- a CDS encoding aminotransferase class V-fold PLP-dependent enzyme: protein MKSQFLLDQNITFLNHGSFGSCPKPVFEEFQRFQRELELDPVEFIVKKQPNYLKTARESLAKFVGCQAGDLFFTSNPTYAINVIMRSIKLNPGDEILATNHEYGAMDRTWNFYCKKSGAKYIRQNISLPIVSKEQVIEEFWKGYNKNTKVIFLNQMSSATALIFPVKEICDRAKELGLITIVDGAHVPGHIDLNISELNPDYYTGTLHKWMLAPKGSSFLYVKPELQNDLEPLVVSWGYESVAPGESQFLDYHELQGTRDVSAFLCTPKVIEFLEKNNWSAVSKECKQIVFNNYQRFCDLLNTKPLSPITEEFLGQMASVPVNTNKPSQLKDVLYSKYKIQVPVMPLNDKIYIRFSINAYNSQEDLDILYRALEEIIKTTDLIQV from the coding sequence ATGAAATCACAATTCCTATTGGACCAAAATATTACTTTCTTAAATCACGGGTCTTTTGGTTCTTGCCCAAAGCCTGTTTTTGAAGAATTCCAACGCTTTCAACGAGAATTGGAATTGGATCCTGTTGAGTTTATTGTCAAGAAGCAACCAAACTATTTAAAAACAGCTAGGGAAAGTTTGGCCAAGTTTGTGGGTTGCCAAGCCGGAGATTTGTTTTTTACTTCCAATCCAACCTATGCGATTAATGTTATTATGCGAAGCATAAAGCTAAATCCGGGAGATGAAATTTTGGCTACCAATCATGAGTATGGTGCCATGGACAGAACGTGGAATTTCTATTGCAAAAAATCCGGAGCCAAATACATTCGTCAAAATATAAGTTTACCTATTGTCTCTAAAGAACAAGTCATTGAAGAATTCTGGAAAGGCTATAACAAAAACACCAAAGTAATTTTCCTGAACCAAATGTCGAGTGCCACAGCTTTGATTTTTCCGGTAAAGGAAATTTGTGACAGAGCAAAAGAACTGGGCTTAATAACAATCGTTGACGGCGCACATGTTCCCGGTCATATTGATTTAAATATTTCAGAACTAAATCCGGATTACTATACAGGAACTTTGCATAAATGGATGCTGGCTCCAAAAGGCAGTTCATTCTTATATGTAAAACCAGAACTGCAAAATGATTTAGAGCCTTTGGTTGTTAGTTGGGGTTACGAAAGCGTAGCGCCGGGCGAAAGCCAGTTTTTGGATTATCACGAATTGCAAGGAACACGTGATGTTTCCGCTTTTTTGTGTACGCCAAAAGTGATTGAATTTTTAGAGAAAAACAATTGGTCTGCAGTTTCGAAAGAATGCAAGCAAATAGTTTTTAATAACTACCAACGCTTTTGTGATTTGCTAAATACAAAACCACTTAGTCCAATTACAGAGGAATTTTTAGGGCAGATGGCGAGTGTTCCTGTTAATACTAACAAGCCATCGCAACTAAAGGATGTATTGTATTCAAAATATAAAATCCAGGTTCCGGTGATGCCGTTGAACGATAAAATTTATATCCGGTTTTCAATCAATGCTTATAATTCTCAGGAAGATTTAGACATTTTGTACCGTGCTTTGGAAGAGATTATTAAAACAACGGATTTGATTCAAGTGTAG
- a CDS encoding YfiT family bacillithiol transferase has protein sequence MENPELEKLRYPIGLFEAPQVYTSEILAKAIQTIETFPQKLKAEVQHLSNLQLETQYRPQGWTIRQVVHHCADSHMNCFIRLKWTMTENNPTIKFYYENLWAEGIDNKTMPIEPTLQFLEGLHFRLAFVMKSLSEFDLEMAYIHPEHNKEFQLREMICLYEWHCNHHLAHITELKKRENWK, from the coding sequence ATGGAAAATCCTGAATTAGAAAAACTGCGTTATCCGATTGGATTATTTGAAGCACCTCAAGTTTATACTTCTGAAATTTTGGCGAAAGCCATACAAACGATTGAAACTTTTCCTCAAAAATTAAAAGCCGAAGTTCAGCATTTATCAAATCTACAACTCGAAACCCAGTATCGTCCTCAAGGCTGGACGATTCGTCAGGTTGTACATCATTGCGCCGACAGTCATATGAATTGTTTTATCCGACTGAAATGGACGATGACAGAAAATAATCCGACGATAAAATTCTATTATGAAAATCTTTGGGCAGAAGGCATTGACAACAAAACCATGCCGATTGAACCTACGCTTCAATTTCTGGAAGGACTGCATTTTCGACTAGCGTTTGTAATGAAAAGTCTATCTGAATTCGATTTAGAAATGGCTTACATTCATCCTGAACACAATAAGGAGTTCCAGCTTCGCGAAATGATTTGTCTTTATGAATGGCATTGCAACCACCATTTGGCTCATATTACCGAACTCAAGAAAAGAGAAAACTGGAAGTAG
- a CDS encoding class I SAM-dependent methyltransferase, whose amino-acid sequence MKDLFGKAILDFQTDNSPEDLVTETNISEADDMSVEYLFRSFNEMPKLEKKALQLCKGKVLDVGCGAGSHALYLQEKGFDVTAIDISANAIKACQLRDLKNAKVQNIIDLKGESFDTILLLMNGTGIFGTLAETSKYLQKLKSLLNPNGQILLDSSDIIYMFDADDDGSYLVPADSYYGELTFSINYKGETEEAFPWLYLDYNTLQNAAHANGLQCELVLEGKHFDYLAKLTL is encoded by the coding sequence ATGAAAGATCTTTTCGGAAAAGCCATACTCGATTTTCAAACTGACAATTCGCCAGAAGATTTGGTTACCGAAACCAACATTTCGGAAGCAGATGACATGAGTGTGGAATATCTTTTCAGAAGTTTTAATGAAATGCCAAAACTCGAAAAAAAAGCATTACAGCTTTGCAAAGGAAAAGTTCTCGATGTAGGTTGTGGCGCCGGAAGTCATGCTTTGTATCTTCAGGAAAAAGGATTTGATGTGACAGCCATTGATATTTCGGCAAATGCTATCAAAGCCTGTCAGCTTCGCGATTTAAAAAATGCCAAGGTTCAAAATATTATAGATTTGAAAGGAGAAAGCTTCGATACGATTCTGTTGTTAATGAACGGAACGGGCATTTTTGGAACATTAGCTGAAACTTCGAAATATCTACAAAAACTAAAATCGCTTTTGAATCCGAATGGGCAAATCTTACTTGACAGTTCTGACATCATTTATATGTTTGATGCCGATGACGACGGAAGTTATTTGGTTCCGGCTGACAGTTATTATGGCGAACTGACTTTTTCCATTAACTACAAAGGCGAAACCGAAGAAGCCTTTCCTTGGCTTTATTTGGATTATAATACGTTGCAAAATGCGGCACATGCCAATGGCTTGCAATGCGAATTGGTTCTTGAAGGCAAACATTTTGATTATTTAGCAAAACTCACACTTTGA
- a CDS encoding YkgJ family cysteine cluster protein, which produces MSLKPSLNEIQKLAKDKHIENKKYFDKLKKKAPKNLDYVMQELHDAEFKRTDCLKCANCCKTTGPLFTSADIERISKHLKQKPQQFIDQYLRIDEDKDYVLQSVPCTFLDAENYCMIYDVRPKACREFPHTDRKKFQQISDLTLKNVAICPAAYNIVEEMKKKLPL; this is translated from the coding sequence ATGAGTTTGAAACCTTCCTTAAACGAGATTCAAAAGTTAGCCAAAGATAAGCATATCGAAAACAAAAAGTATTTTGATAAGCTCAAAAAGAAAGCGCCCAAAAACCTTGATTATGTGATGCAGGAATTACACGATGCCGAATTCAAACGAACAGATTGTTTGAAATGCGCGAATTGTTGCAAAACCACTGGGCCGTTATTTACTTCAGCTGATATTGAACGGATTTCAAAACATCTGAAACAAAAACCACAACAATTTATCGACCAATATCTTCGCATTGATGAAGACAAGGATTATGTACTGCAAAGTGTTCCGTGTACGTTTTTGGATGCTGAAAATTACTGCATGATTTATGATGTGCGTCCAAAAGCCTGTCGTGAATTTCCACACACCGATAGAAAGAAGTTTCAACAGATTTCCGATTTGACTTTGAAGAATGTTGCTATTTGCCCTGCGGCTTATAATATTGTGGAAGAAATGAAGAAAAAATTACCGTTATAA
- a CDS encoding PH domain-containing protein, with product MKIYKSKIDWWLGLPLLYPIFLSVTSMIEGEWIGYPVFIFFLLFIVFISKSTRYIIAENQLIVKSMFVVNDRIDISKIRKIEKTNSILSSPALSLDRIAIKFNKFDEVYISPKEKQNFLTDLLQINPNIEVKV from the coding sequence ATGAAAATATATAAATCAAAAATAGATTGGTGGCTGGGATTGCCATTACTATATCCTATTTTTTTGAGTGTTACAAGTATGATTGAAGGAGAATGGATTGGTTATCCTGTATTTATCTTTTTCCTACTGTTTATTGTTTTTATTTCAAAATCTACCAGATATATTATTGCAGAAAATCAACTAATTGTTAAATCCATGTTTGTTGTAAACGATAGGATAGACATTTCAAAAATTAGGAAAATAGAAAAAACGAATAGCATTTTGAGTTCACCGGCATTATCATTAGATCGAATAGCGATTAAGTTCAACAAGTTTGATGAAGTTTATATTTCCCCAAAAGAAAAGCAAAACTTCCTTACAGATTTGCTTCAAATCAACCCAAATATAGAAGTCAAGGTATAA
- a CDS encoding exo-beta-N-acetylmuramidase NamZ family protein, which yields MISNLVFKNTVLLSVLLMIACGSQKGKGISDKTNYTLPENITLEIKTGADNYAAYLPLLKDKKVGIVTNQTGILTDKRHVVDFLLEQKISLTKIFAPEHGFRGTADAGEHVVDGKDSKTGLPIVSLYGDNKKPKPEQLAGLDILVFDLQDVGARFYTYISSLHYIMEACAENNIQLIVLDRPNPNGGIVDGPILEKEFTSFVGMHQIPLLHGMTIGEYAKMINGEKWLKNGVQCNLTVIPCLNYKREMFYSLPVKPSPNLPNDQAINLYASLCLFEGTNVSVGRGTEKQFQIYGSPFLPKGNFSFTPVPNFGSKEPPYKNQLCNGEDLTQAPKVKKLELKWLLKAYNETADKSKFFIPFFTKLAGTKKLQQQIEAGTSEAEIRKSWEKGLNDFKEMQKKYLIY from the coding sequence ATGATTTCAAATTTGGTGTTCAAAAATACAGTTTTATTATCGGTTTTGCTAATGATTGCCTGCGGAAGTCAAAAGGGAAAAGGGATAAGTGATAAGACAAACTATACTCTTCCGGAAAATATAACTTTGGAAATAAAAACCGGTGCTGACAACTATGCTGCATATTTGCCTTTATTGAAAGATAAGAAAGTTGGCATTGTTACGAATCAAACCGGAATCCTGACCGACAAGAGACATGTTGTCGATTTTTTATTAGAACAAAAAATCAGCCTTACCAAAATCTTCGCTCCCGAACACGGCTTCCGAGGAACAGCAGATGCTGGTGAACATGTGGTTGACGGCAAAGACAGCAAAACAGGTTTGCCAATTGTTTCGCTTTATGGTGATAACAAAAAACCTAAACCGGAACAATTAGCCGGACTTGACATTTTGGTTTTTGATTTGCAGGATGTTGGCGCGCGATTCTACACTTATATTTCATCGCTTCATTATATAATGGAAGCTTGTGCTGAAAACAATATACAACTTATTGTTTTAGACCGACCGAATCCGAATGGCGGAATTGTTGACGGACCAATTTTGGAAAAAGAATTCACAAGTTTTGTGGGAATGCATCAAATTCCGTTGTTACACGGCATGACGATTGGTGAATACGCCAAAATGATTAATGGTGAAAAATGGTTGAAAAATGGGGTTCAATGTAACTTAACTGTAATTCCATGTCTGAACTACAAACGTGAAATGTTTTATAGCTTGCCTGTAAAACCTTCGCCAAACTTACCCAATGACCAAGCCATCAACTTGTATGCAAGTTTATGTTTGTTTGAAGGAACGAATGTAAGTGTTGGTCGTGGCACCGAAAAGCAATTCCAGATATACGGTTCGCCATTTCTTCCGAAAGGCAATTTTAGTTTTACGCCAGTTCCAAATTTCGGCTCCAAAGAACCACCATATAAAAACCAATTGTGTAATGGTGAAGATTTGACTCAGGCACCAAAAGTGAAAAAACTCGAATTAAAATGGCTACTCAAAGCCTATAACGAAACTGCAGATAAGTCGAAATTCTTCATTCCGTTTTTTACCAAATTAGCCGGAACCAAAAAACTGCAACAGCAAATTGAAGCCGGAACATCGGAAGCTGAAATTCGAAAATCCTGGGAAAAAGGACTGAATGATTTTAAGGAAATGCAAAAGAAATACTTAATCTATTAA
- a CDS encoding ABC transporter permease, whose protein sequence is MKLEYFIAKRLITAKDHKSSISAPIIKIAITAIALGMIMMIVSIATGIGLQQKIRQKVSAFNGHIIVSGYNDNNSDVSTTPISIHQNFYPNFKNVDGITHVQAVASKAGIIRTESAFEGIIFKGVGKDYQTDNLKEYLTEGRLPNFKANLNEEVLISQYLCNRLGLKLGDKFVTYFMKENSEGYNLRNFKIVGIYNSGFQEFDASYVIGDIRHVQRINKWRPEQIGSFEVFVDDFTQIESKGQEVYEETSSTLDSQTIVEKFYYIFEWLKLFDFNIIVILIVMIAVSTINMVVALLVLILERTQMIGILKSLGANNWSIRKVFLYNAAYLIGRGLLWGNLIGIGLLLLQKYFGIIKLNPESYYVNVAPVDINLFYILLLNIGTIAICLVVLLIPSYIITKITPSKSIRFE, encoded by the coding sequence TTGAAATTAGAATATTTTATAGCGAAACGACTCATTACTGCTAAAGACCATAAAAGTAGTATTTCTGCGCCAATAATAAAAATTGCCATCACCGCGATTGCACTCGGAATGATTATGATGATTGTTTCCATCGCAACCGGAATTGGGTTGCAACAAAAAATACGCCAGAAAGTTTCGGCTTTTAACGGGCATATAATTGTCTCTGGTTACAATGACAACAATTCGGATGTAAGCACAACGCCGATTTCCATTCATCAAAACTTTTATCCAAATTTCAAAAACGTTGACGGCATAACTCATGTGCAGGCCGTTGCCAGCAAAGCCGGAATCATCAGAACTGAATCAGCTTTTGAAGGTATTATTTTTAAAGGCGTTGGGAAAGATTATCAAACAGACAATTTAAAAGAGTATTTAACAGAAGGAAGGTTGCCCAATTTCAAAGCCAATCTCAACGAGGAAGTTTTGATTTCTCAGTATTTGTGTAACCGATTAGGGCTAAAACTCGGTGACAAGTTTGTGACTTACTTTATGAAAGAAAACAGTGAAGGCTACAACCTGCGCAATTTCAAAATAGTCGGAATTTACAATTCAGGGTTTCAGGAATTCGATGCCAGTTATGTGATTGGCGATATTCGTCACGTACAAAGAATCAACAAATGGCGTCCTGAACAAATCGGCTCTTTCGAAGTTTTTGTTGACGATTTCACCCAAATAGAAAGCAAAGGGCAAGAGGTTTACGAGGAAACGTCATCAACACTCGACTCCCAAACAATCGTTGAGAAATTCTATTATATCTTCGAATGGCTCAAACTTTTTGATTTTAATATTATTGTTATTCTGATTGTCATGATAGCCGTTTCTACTATTAATATGGTAGTCGCGCTCTTGGTGTTAATTCTCGAACGAACTCAAATGATCGGAATCCTAAAATCACTTGGAGCCAACAATTGGTCAATCCGAAAAGTGTTTCTCTACAATGCCGCCTACTTAATTGGCCGCGGATTGCTTTGGGGGAATTTAATTGGAATCGGATTGCTTCTTCTTCAAAAATACTTTGGCATCATAAAACTAAATCCCGAAAGTTACTATGTCAACGTAGCTCCTGTCGACATTAACCTGTTCTACATTTTGTTACTAAATATCGGAACTATCGCAATCTGCCTGGTAGTTTTACTTATTCCATCTTATATCATTACCAAAATTACACCTTCCAAATCCATTCGCTTCGAGTAG